The following proteins come from a genomic window of Sesamum indicum cultivar Zhongzhi No. 13 linkage group LG10, S_indicum_v1.0, whole genome shotgun sequence:
- the LOC105172013 gene encoding probable transcription factor PosF21, with the protein MDKDKSHHGSGSLLPPSGRYSVFSPPNSSYGVKSEQSGPSNLPPLGPGSSSEQGHFGHGLQSDSSRFSHDISRMPDNPPKNLGHRRAHSEILTLPDDISFDSDLGVVGGFDGPSFSDETEEDLLSMYLDMDKFNSTSATSSFQVGESSASLAADPGSSSAPGSALPNQSADNVAQAVSEKPRIRHQHSQSMDGSTTIKPEMLMSGAEEPSQADSKKAMSAAKLAELALIDPKRAKRIWANRQSAARSKERKMRYIAELERKVQTLQTEATSLSAQLTLLQRDTNGLTAENSELKLRLQTMEQQVHLQDALNDALKEEIQHLKVLTGQTIANGGAMMNFPTSYGSSQQYYANNHAVHTLLTAQQLQQLQIHSQKQQQQQHQFQQHQLHQFQQQQMQHQQPQSSMQQQEPTGDMKLKNSMSPSVQKDLSSDASSKD; encoded by the exons ATGGATAAGGATAAGTCTCATCATGGCAGTGGGAGTTTGCTACCTCCATCGGGGAGGTACTCCGTTTTCTCGCCACCCAATAGTAGCTATGGAGTCAAGTCGGAGCAATCAGGACCATCGAATTTGCCTCCTTTGGGGCCAGGCAGTTCATCGGAGCAGGGTCATTTTGGTCATGGTTTGCAGTCCGACTCTAGCCGATTTAGTCATGATATAAGCCGGATGCCCGACAATCCGCCCAAGAATTTGGGCCACCGACGTGCTCATTCTGAGATTCTTACCCTTCCAGATGATATTAGTTTTGATAGTGATCTAGGTGTTGTGGGCGGATTCGATGGGCCATCTTTTTCCGATGAAACAGAGGAGGACTTGCTCTCGATGTATCTTGATATGGATAAGTTCAATTCAACTTCAGCAACTTCTTCATTCCAAGTGGGTGAGTCGTCTGCTTCTTTAGCAGCGGATCCAGGTTCTTCATCTGCTCCTGGATCAGCATTACCCAACCAATCAGCTGATAATGTAGCTCAAGCTGTAAGTGAGAAGCCAAGAATTAGGCATCAGCATAGCCAGTCCATGGATGGGTCGACTACAATCAAACCGGAGATGCTCATGTCAGGTGCAGAGGAACCATCCCAAGCTGATTCTAAGAAAGCCATGTCTGCCGCTAAGCTTGCTGAACTTGCTCTAATTGATCCAAAGCGTGCCAAGAG GATTTGGGCAAATAGGCAGTCAGCGGCAAGGTCAAAGGAAAGGAAGATGAGGTATATAGCTGAGCTGGAGAGGAAAGTCCAGACTTTGCAAACAGAAGCAACTTCCTTGTCTGCTCAGTTGACCTTACTGCAG AGGGATACAAATGGTCTTACAGCTGAAAATAGTGAACTCAAACTACGGTTGCAAACGATGGAACAACAAGTGCACTTGCAAGATG CATTGAATGATGCACTGAAAGAAGAAATCCAGCATCTTAAGGTGCTCACTGGTCAAACAATTGCAAATGGTGGAGCTATGATGAATTTTCCCACATCATATGGATCCAGCCAACAATATTATGCAAACAACCATGCGGTACACACATTATTAACAGCTCAACAATTGCAGCAGCTCCAGATCCATTCTcagaagcagcagcagcagcagcatcagTTTCAACAGCATCAGCTCCACCAGTTTCAGCAGCAACAGATGCAGCACCAGCAGCCACAATCCTCAATGCAGCAGCAGGAACCCACTGGGGACATGAAGCTTAAGAATTCTATGTCGCCTTCTGTTCAGAAAGATCTCTCTTCTGATGCATCTTCTAAGGATTAG
- the LOC105172014 gene encoding electron transfer flavoprotein-ubiquinone oxidoreductase, mitochondrial isoform X1 — protein sequence MRGLISSSSKSKSSKSLLSYSIAIQFPPLHSPSDSSQSSVKNLYSSSCFRNSTSTEPLSRNRNGFFSSGYSRNPAKIADFGGNGCGFWRAQGLVAGARSFSGEPVSRESLNYDVVIVGAGPAGLSAAIRLKQLCREKDVDLSVCVVEKGAEVGAHILSGNVFEPRALNELLPNWKQEEAPIHVPVSSDKFWLLSKTRAFPCPSPFNNRGNYVISLSQLVRWLGLKAEELGVEIYPGFAASEILYDTTDKVIGIATNDMGVAKDGSKKDNFQPGVELKGRVTLFAEGCRGSLSEEVIRKFNLREQGQGQHQTYALGIKEVWEVSADKHQAGSVLHTLGWPLDSRTYGGSFLYHMKDRQVAVGFVVALNYHNPFLNPYEEFQRFKHHPAISPLLEGGTVLEYGARTLNEGGYQSIPYPVFPGGAIIGCSAGFLNVPKIKGSHTAMKSGMLAAESVFRTLHEGSPLEAFWDSLKSSWIWKELHSARNYRPAFEYGFFPGLALSALEHYILKGRSPWTLKHGRPDHEATAEAQLFRPIDYPKPDGVISFDVPTSLYRFSLSFRSNTNHDHDQPAHLRLRDPKIPELVNVPVYAGPESRYCPARVYEYVADESGHLKLQINAQNCLHCKACDIKDPKQNIKWTVPEGGGGPAYTIM from the exons ATGCGCGGACTCatctcttcctcttccaaGTCCAAATCATCAAAATCCTTACTATCTTATTCAATTGCGATTCAGTTTCCACCTCTTCACTCTCCATCTGATAGCTCTCAGTCGAGTGTAAAGAATCTATACTCTTCCTCGTGCTTCAGAAATTCAACAAGCACTGAACCTTTGAGCCGAAACAGAAATGGGTTTTTCTCATCTGGGTATTCAAGAAATCCTGCAAAAATTGCTGACTTTGGTGGGAACGGATGTGGGTTTTGGAGGGCTCAGGGTTTGGTTGCTGGAGCGAGGAGTTTCAGTGGCGAACCAGTGAGCAGAGAGTCTCTGAATTATGATGTGGTGATTGTTGGGGCGGGGCCTGCTGGGCTATCAGCAGCTATAAGGTTGAAGCAACTGTGCAGAGAAAAGGATGTTGATTTGTCAGTCTGTGTTGTCGAGAAGGGAGCTGAAGTAG GTGCTCATATACTATCAGGGAATGTCTTTGAGCCTCGAGCATTAAACGAACTTCTGCCAAATTGGAAACAGGAGGAG GCACCCATCCACGTTCCTGTTTCTTCTGATAAGTTTTGGTTACTTTCGAAGACTCGTGCTTTCCCATGTCCATCTCCATTCAATAACAGAGGAAACTATGTCATAAG TTTGAGTCAGTTAGTGCGCTGGTTGGGTCTGAAGGCTGAAGAATTAGGAGTTGAGATATACCCAGGGTTTGCAGCTAGTGAG ATACTATATGACACAACTGACAAGGTAATTGGCATTGCAACCAATGATATGGGAGTTGCTAAAGATGGCTCtaaaaaagacaattttcaACCTGGAGTGGAATTGAAGG GACGTGTGACGCTGTTTGCAGAAGGCTGTCGAGGATCTCTATCTGAG GAAgtaatcagaaaattcaacttGCGGGAGCAAGGGCAGGGGCAACATCAGACATATGCTTTAGGAATTAAAGAG GTCTGGGAAGTTAGTGCAGACAAGCATCAAGCGGGCTCTGTGCTTCATACATTAGGTTGGCCACTTGATTCCAGGACTTATGGAGGTTCTTTCTTGTATCATATGAAAGATAGGCAG GTGGCTGTTGGATTTGTTGTTGCATTGAATTATCACAATCCTTTCTTGAATCCGTATGAAGAGTTTCAG AGATTTAAGCATCACCCTGCCATCAGTCCTCTGCTTGAAGGGGGCACTGTCCTTGAATATGGTGCTCGCACTTTGAATGAAGGTGGTTACCAG TCTATACCGTATCCAGTTTTCCCTGGTGGAGCAATCATTGGATGTTCAGCCGGCTTCCTAAATGTACCTAAAATTAAAGGATCACATACTGCTATGAAATCAG GAATGCTAGCGGCTGAATCTGTATTCCGTACACTACATGAAGGCTCACCACTAGAGGCCTTCTGGGACAGTTTAAAAAGTTCGTGGATATGGAAAGAACTTCACAGTGCAAGAAATTATCGTCCA GCGTTTGAGTATGGCTTCTTCCCTGGTTTAGCGCTAAGTGCACTAGAGCA TTATATATTGAAGGGGAGATCTCCATGGACGTTGAAGCATGGAAGACCCGATCACGAGGCAACTGCT GAAGCACAATTATTCAGGCCAATCGACTACCCAAAGCCTGATGGTGTTATATCTTTTGACGTGCCAACCTCTTTGTACCG TTTCTCATTGTCTTTTAGGAGCAATACAAATCACGATCATGACCAACCAGCTCACCTTCGCTTGAGGGACCCCAAAATCCCTGAACTAGTTAACGTACCCGTGTATGCTGGACCTGAATCAAGATATTGCCCAGCACGTGTCTATGA GTATGTAGCAGACGAAAGTGGTCATCTGAAGCTGCAAATCAATGCCCAAAATTGCCTGCATTGCAAG GCTTGTGATATAAAGGACCCAAAACAGAATATAAAGTGGACAGTGCCAGAAGGTGGTGGCGGCCCTGCCTACACAATCATGTAG
- the LOC105172014 gene encoding electron transfer flavoprotein-ubiquinone oxidoreductase, mitochondrial isoform X2 yields MRGLISSSSKSKSSKSLLSYSIAIQFPPLHSPSDSSQSSVKNLYSSSCFRNSTSTEPLSRNRNGFFSSGYSRNPAKIADFGGNGCGFWRAQGLVAGARSFSGEPVSRESLNYDVVIVGAGPAGLSAAIRLKQLCREKDVDLSVCVVEKGAEVGAHILSGNVFEPRALNELLPNWKQEEAPIHVPVSSDKFWLLSKTRAFPCPSPFNNRGNYVISLSQLVRWLGLKAEELGVEIYPGFAASEILYDTTDKVIGIATNDMGVAKDGSKKDNFQPGVELKGRVTLFAEGCRGSLSEEVIRKFNLREQGQGQHQTYALGIKEVWEVSADKHQAGSVLHTLGWPLDSRTYGGSFLYHMKDRQVAVGFVVALNYHNPFLNPYEEFQRFKHHPAISPLLEGGTVLEYGARTLNEGGYQSIPYPVFPGGAIIGCSAGFLNVPKIKGSHTAMKSGMLAAESVFRTLHEGSPLEAFWDSLKSSWIWKELHSARNYRPAFEYGFFPGLALSALEHYILKGRSPWTLKHGRPDHEATAEAQLFRPIDYPKPDGVISFDVPTSLYRSNTNHDHDQPAHLRLRDPKIPELVNVPVYAGPESRYCPARVYEYVADESGHLKLQINAQNCLHCKACDIKDPKQNIKWTVPEGGGGPAYTIM; encoded by the exons ATGCGCGGACTCatctcttcctcttccaaGTCCAAATCATCAAAATCCTTACTATCTTATTCAATTGCGATTCAGTTTCCACCTCTTCACTCTCCATCTGATAGCTCTCAGTCGAGTGTAAAGAATCTATACTCTTCCTCGTGCTTCAGAAATTCAACAAGCACTGAACCTTTGAGCCGAAACAGAAATGGGTTTTTCTCATCTGGGTATTCAAGAAATCCTGCAAAAATTGCTGACTTTGGTGGGAACGGATGTGGGTTTTGGAGGGCTCAGGGTTTGGTTGCTGGAGCGAGGAGTTTCAGTGGCGAACCAGTGAGCAGAGAGTCTCTGAATTATGATGTGGTGATTGTTGGGGCGGGGCCTGCTGGGCTATCAGCAGCTATAAGGTTGAAGCAACTGTGCAGAGAAAAGGATGTTGATTTGTCAGTCTGTGTTGTCGAGAAGGGAGCTGAAGTAG GTGCTCATATACTATCAGGGAATGTCTTTGAGCCTCGAGCATTAAACGAACTTCTGCCAAATTGGAAACAGGAGGAG GCACCCATCCACGTTCCTGTTTCTTCTGATAAGTTTTGGTTACTTTCGAAGACTCGTGCTTTCCCATGTCCATCTCCATTCAATAACAGAGGAAACTATGTCATAAG TTTGAGTCAGTTAGTGCGCTGGTTGGGTCTGAAGGCTGAAGAATTAGGAGTTGAGATATACCCAGGGTTTGCAGCTAGTGAG ATACTATATGACACAACTGACAAGGTAATTGGCATTGCAACCAATGATATGGGAGTTGCTAAAGATGGCTCtaaaaaagacaattttcaACCTGGAGTGGAATTGAAGG GACGTGTGACGCTGTTTGCAGAAGGCTGTCGAGGATCTCTATCTGAG GAAgtaatcagaaaattcaacttGCGGGAGCAAGGGCAGGGGCAACATCAGACATATGCTTTAGGAATTAAAGAG GTCTGGGAAGTTAGTGCAGACAAGCATCAAGCGGGCTCTGTGCTTCATACATTAGGTTGGCCACTTGATTCCAGGACTTATGGAGGTTCTTTCTTGTATCATATGAAAGATAGGCAG GTGGCTGTTGGATTTGTTGTTGCATTGAATTATCACAATCCTTTCTTGAATCCGTATGAAGAGTTTCAG AGATTTAAGCATCACCCTGCCATCAGTCCTCTGCTTGAAGGGGGCACTGTCCTTGAATATGGTGCTCGCACTTTGAATGAAGGTGGTTACCAG TCTATACCGTATCCAGTTTTCCCTGGTGGAGCAATCATTGGATGTTCAGCCGGCTTCCTAAATGTACCTAAAATTAAAGGATCACATACTGCTATGAAATCAG GAATGCTAGCGGCTGAATCTGTATTCCGTACACTACATGAAGGCTCACCACTAGAGGCCTTCTGGGACAGTTTAAAAAGTTCGTGGATATGGAAAGAACTTCACAGTGCAAGAAATTATCGTCCA GCGTTTGAGTATGGCTTCTTCCCTGGTTTAGCGCTAAGTGCACTAGAGCA TTATATATTGAAGGGGAGATCTCCATGGACGTTGAAGCATGGAAGACCCGATCACGAGGCAACTGCT GAAGCACAATTATTCAGGCCAATCGACTACCCAAAGCCTGATGGTGTTATATCTTTTGACGTGCCAACCTCTTTGTACCG GAGCAATACAAATCACGATCATGACCAACCAGCTCACCTTCGCTTGAGGGACCCCAAAATCCCTGAACTAGTTAACGTACCCGTGTATGCTGGACCTGAATCAAGATATTGCCCAGCACGTGTCTATGA GTATGTAGCAGACGAAAGTGGTCATCTGAAGCTGCAAATCAATGCCCAAAATTGCCTGCATTGCAAG GCTTGTGATATAAAGGACCCAAAACAGAATATAAAGTGGACAGTGCCAGAAGGTGGTGGCGGCCCTGCCTACACAATCATGTAG
- the LOC105172015 gene encoding protein STRICTOSIDINE SYNTHASE-LIKE 13, whose product MENRMLQVKDVILYQHPCIVIFVLALSFIVMDPFELSPVGGHDFRPVENEIAPYQQVMESWPWDNGSRLGLGNLVFKDEIFGPESLEFDVLGRGPYAGLADGRVVRWMGKDAGWETFALVTHNWTEKLCAQGVNSTTTKQWKIEAKCGRPLGLRFDQKTGNLYIADAYYGLMVVGPEGGVATPLATHVDGNPILFANDLDIHDNGSIFFTDTSRRYNRVDHFFILLEGEATGRLLRYDPHTRTTHVVMEGLAFPNGVQLSKDQSFLLFTETTNCRIMKHFLEGPKTGKTEVVANLPGFPDNVRINEKGEFWVAIDCCRTAAQEVLIHNPWLRSVYFRLPIPMRHLARMVGMRMYTVIALLNGEGEILDVLDDKRGDVMKLVSEVKEVNGKLWIGTVAHNHIATLPYPQHTHSYV is encoded by the exons ATGGAGAACAGGATGCTGCAAGTTAAGGATGTTATTCTTTATCAGCATCCATGCATTGTCATATTTGTGTTGGCATTGAGTTTCATAGTTATGGACCCTTTTGAGCTGAGTCCAGTGGGAGGGCATGACTTTAGGCCTGTGGAGAATGAGATTGCACCTTATCAGCAGGTGATGGAGAGTTGGCCGTGGGACAATGGGAGCCGTCTAGGGCTTGGGAATTTGGTGTTTAAGGACGAGATTTTCGGACCCGAGTCATTGGAGTTCGATGTGTTGGGCCGTGGCCCTTATGCCGGACTAGCCGATGGACGGGTCGTCAGGTGGATGGGGAAGGATGCGGGGTGGGAGACGTTTGCACTCGTAACGCATAATTG GACTGAGAAGCTATGCGCACAAGGTGTCAACTCAACGACAACGAAGCAATGGAAAATCGAGGCCAAATGCGGACGCCCCCTCGGCCTACGGTTCGACCAGAAGACTGGGAACCTGTACATCGCAGACGCGTATTATGGGCTGATGGTGGTCGGGCCAGAAGGAGGCGTCGCAACTCCTTTGGCGACGCATGTTGATGGAAACCCTATTCTCTTTGCGAACGACCTGGACATTCACGACAACGGATCCATCTTCTTCACAGACACCAGCAGGAGATACAACAGAGT GGATCATTTCTTCATTCTCTTGGAAGGGGAAGCGACGGGGCGACTACTTAGATATGATCCTCACACGAGAACAACACATGTTGTTATGGAAGGGCTGGCGTTCCCCAATGGAGTGCAGTTGTCTAAGGACcaatcttttcttctcttcacCGAAACTACGAATTGCAG GATCATGAAACACTTCTTGGAGGGCCCGAAAACGGGGAAGACAGAGGTGGTAGCAAACCTGCCGGGGTTTCCAGACAACGTGAGAATAAACGAGAAAGGCGAATTCTGGGTGGCAATAGACTGTTGCAGGACAGCAGCACAGGAGGTGTTGATCCACAACCCGTGGCTGAGGAGCGTCTACTTCCGGCTGCCGATCCCCATGAGGCATCTGGCGAGGATGGTGGGGATGAGAATGTACACTGTGATAGCACTGTTGAACGGTGAGGGGGAGATATTGGACGTTCTTGATGACAAGAGAGGTGATGTGATGAAGCTGGTGAGTGAAGTGAAGGAGGTAAATGGGAAGCTGTGGATTGGGACTGTGGCTCATAACCACATCGCCACTCTTCCTTACCCTCAACATACTCATTCATATGTTTGA